In Elaeis guineensis isolate ETL-2024a chromosome 1, EG11, whole genome shotgun sequence, a genomic segment contains:
- the LOC105035709 gene encoding probable mediator of RNA polymerase II transcription subunit 19b isoform X1, which produces MDSESKKFGRGPRELTGAVDLINHYKLWAHHDFFCKRTLPLSISDTHYLHNVVGDTEIRKGEGMELDQLFQSAPYLRETTANIRPFDLDILGQAFQLRETAPIDLPSAEKGIPTIYSKSKSESKDKDRKHKKHKDKDKDKDKEHKKHKHRHKDRSKDKEKKKDKTGHHDSGGDHSKKHHEKKRKHDGNEDLSDVHKHKKSKHKSSKVDEVGG; this is translated from the exons ATGGATTCTGAAAGCAAGAAGTTTGGAAGAG GACCTCGGGAACTTACTGGTGCTGTTGATCTGATCAATCATTACAAGTTGTGGGCACACCATGATTTTTTTTGCAAAAGGACTCTGCCTCTGTCAATTTCAGACACACACTATCTTCACAATGTGGTGGGTGACACAGAAATCCGAAAGGGAGAAGGGATGGAGCTTGACCAGCTGTTTCAGAGTGCTCCATACTTGAGAGAGACAACTGCTAACATACGGCCCTTTGACTTGGACATCCTTGGGCAAGCATTTCAGCTGCGAGAAACAGCTCCAATTGATTTACCCTCT GCAGAAAAAGGAATACCTACAatttattcaaaatcaaaaagCGAGTCCAAGGACAAGGACAGGAAGCATAAAAAGCACAAGGACAAAGATAAGGACAAAGACAAGGAGCATAAGAAGCACAAACACCGTCACAAAGATCGAAGTAAagataaagagaaaaagaaggataaaACTGGACATCATGATTCTGGTGGTGATCACTCAAAGAAACATCATGAGAAG AAGAGGAAGCATGATGGTAATGAAGATCTTTCAGATGTTCACAAGCACAAGAAAAGTAAG CATAAGAGTTCAAAGGTTGATGAAGTGGGAGGATAA
- the LOC105035709 gene encoding probable mediator of RNA polymerase II transcription subunit 19b isoform X2 — MDSESKKFGRGPRELTGAVDLINHYKLWAHHDFFCKRTLPLSISDTHYLHNVVGDTEIRKGEGMELDQLFQSAPYLRETTANIRPFDLDILGQAFQLRETAPIDLPSAEKGIPTIYSKSKSESKDKDRKHKKHKDKDKDKDKEHKKHKHRHKDRSKDKEKKKDKTGHHDSGGDHSKKHHEKKRKHDGNEDLSDVHKHKKT; from the exons ATGGATTCTGAAAGCAAGAAGTTTGGAAGAG GACCTCGGGAACTTACTGGTGCTGTTGATCTGATCAATCATTACAAGTTGTGGGCACACCATGATTTTTTTTGCAAAAGGACTCTGCCTCTGTCAATTTCAGACACACACTATCTTCACAATGTGGTGGGTGACACAGAAATCCGAAAGGGAGAAGGGATGGAGCTTGACCAGCTGTTTCAGAGTGCTCCATACTTGAGAGAGACAACTGCTAACATACGGCCCTTTGACTTGGACATCCTTGGGCAAGCATTTCAGCTGCGAGAAACAGCTCCAATTGATTTACCCTCT GCAGAAAAAGGAATACCTACAatttattcaaaatcaaaaagCGAGTCCAAGGACAAGGACAGGAAGCATAAAAAGCACAAGGACAAAGATAAGGACAAAGACAAGGAGCATAAGAAGCACAAACACCGTCACAAAGATCGAAGTAAagataaagagaaaaagaaggataaaACTGGACATCATGATTCTGGTGGTGATCACTCAAAGAAACATCATGAGAAG AAGAGGAAGCATGATGGTAATGAAGATCTTTCAGATGTTCACAAGCACAAGAAAA CATAA